The sequence GTGTagctagagagcttctctccatgtCAACCAAGCCCCggagtcccacaacccacgtataaaataatcactcagatgcttataatacttataaactgtatggccatggcaggcttcttgttatctacttcttctatcttaaatcaagccatttctattaatctataagttgccatgtggcttgtggcttactggtaccttacatcttgtttgtcatggcggtggctggctggtctccctgcctcagccttcctcttcccagaattctattctctttgtctcgcctatacttcctgcctggctactggccgatcagtgttttatttattacccaatcagagcaacacacctcacgtaacatacagaacatcccacaacaggtATGACATGGGTTTTCACAGGTTTTGAACAAGCTGCTGAaaacactgtgagttcatatgtggaACTACCCTGCTCTGTGCAGAAGATAATGGTTCCATGTCATCATTCACTCCTtcaggctcttacattcttcctgccctctcttcTTCAGTCACTCCTGAGCCTTAAAAGGGAGATTGGTTTGGCtgtgttcagattgtgactgtgccctggttcttccctcttgaagtaacaAAGTATTtcaattaacttttattttaaagagataatGGGTTTGAAAAGATGTTGGATTTTAAAAGACACTGGATAATTTAAAGAGAATGAACTTTTAAgtatttgaacttttaaagaccATGGGACATTTAAAATTTGGTATGTGTATAATTTAATGATGATTTTAACATGTGATCTTGgaaatgaacaagaaaggaaaggttgtggcttaACAGGAATGTAttgctgtgtcaaattgacaaaggGGTCAGTTGTCCTGGGTAGTtctatgtcagcttgacacaagctagagtcacctaaGAGAAGGGGacctcaaagaagaaaatactccataagattgggctgtaaaCAACCTGTAAGGCATGTTCTTCACTAGTGATTGATACAGGAGGACCtggcccattgtgggcagtgccatccttgggctggtagTCCCGGGCTCTTTTTGAAAGCTcaaactgagcaaaccatgagagcaaggcagtaagcagcactcctccatggcctctacatcagctcctgcttccaagttcctgtCCTATTTGAGATCCTGTCCTGAGTCCCTTCACTGATGGACTAAGGTGTGGAAGTTTAAGCCAAATTAAACCTTTTGTCCGcaacttgcctttggtcatggtgtttcaccatagCAATGGTAATCTTAATTAATACAGAAACTCTAGAAAAGAAGCTACTGCCACCACTCCGATAGTCCAGCACAATTCCTTACTATATTCCAAATCTTACCCTTACACCCATAGATAAGTGTAGCTACTAcccatcatcaaagaaacttcctttCGGTAAATAGAGATCATCAGAAAAAATCACAACAGCACACTATGCAAAGGTGAATAGATACTGGGGAGCTCAGTCTCAGTGGCTTCATCTATATCATAACTCCTACATATAGGGCTCTGGGGACATCATAGAAGAGGGTCTACAGAGATCATATGAGCCAGTTTACCAGGGAGTCTGCTGTGAAATGGCTATGTAAAGAAGACTAGAACAATGTCAGTATCAGTGGATATGCTAACATGAAAGGGGGGAATTATATGGGGGATCCTATCCTTAGAGATatgactgctgggagaggaagaatcagcctgtcccagggatgagcccccttatTGATTACCCAATACAATGTATGGTTTCAGCCCTGAAACTACACACACTAAAACCCAAAGTGGATTCAGTAcgttgtatgtatgtacatatatgtgtgtgtgcatgtgtgtaacaaTCAGAATCAAAGGAAAGGGTCCTTGATTTGAGAGTGGGGTGGCATGCAGGAGTTGAAAGGTGGGTACCTCGAAGGAActggagagaaaaagggaaggaaaaaacgTCATTCTATTGTCATTTAAAAGGTACAACTTTTTGAAATGAGGCGTTTGTGAGTCTGTTTATTCTGAATAAAGACTAATGCTGACTGAATTTTGGATGAACTACTACTGCCACCAAGTGTTAGGATTCAAGAACAGAGATGTatgttttaaattgaaaatgtACGCCAGCCTATGTCACTGTATAGCAACAAAAAACCTGTCCAAACAAAGTGAATACTAGTGAAgagattaaatatattttactggATTTACTTAATATACTTAGTaaacaaaatataagataaaCATTAATGATTTTGTTTCTAAAAATGTCATGGCCTTTATtatggcagacagacagacagacaaatagactgacacatagacacacagacacagacaggacACAAGGCACACTTTGCTAGGAAAAACTAAAGCGATTCTCTTCACTGGCTTAATAAAGTGAGAAACTATGTACAGTGAGTCCATTACAAGTAACTAACTTTGGTTCCAAGGTCTTGCAGATGGCCTTTGAGTTATGACAGTGACTTCCAGGTAACATACAAAAAGATGGCAGTGTCCTCAGCCACAGTCACAAAGGAGTGAATTCTGCCAGCAACATAAATTATTTTGTGATTGTATTTTTCCAAATAGGTTTCTCAGGTGGCAATCTAACTCGGTCTGTTCCTTTCAGCTTGTGTCAATCCTTAGTGAAAAGGAGGACTATACTATCCCTGGGATCCTAACAATTAGAAGCTGACATATGAACTCAAGCTGCTTTAAGCCACCTTGTCTGTCATAATTTGATTATACATAGAGACAACTAAAACAATATATGGACATCATAAATATATCTTGTTTTGAGATCATATTCATGTGTCAACATTTAATGTACATAAATGAAGGACAAAtgtctggttgtttttttttttaatccctatTATACTCCTGGCTGCAATGTTTATTGTGCCAGTAAATCACATTGAGTTATGGCTGCATTACTCttccagtatatatatatataaagcttttACTATAATCCCAAgtttagaaaatatgaaaaccCAGAGGATGGAGATGGGAGAGGTGGTTTGGTGGCTAAGAGTGCACCAGAGGACCATAGTTTAGGGCTTAGTGTCTATGTGATTTAGCTCACAGAAACTTGTAATTCTAGCTTAAAATGATCCAACATTTTGTTCTGACTTCTGTAGGCACCTGCTCATATGTGTCATATACTCACTTAGGCACATGTTAAAAGTAAGAAAgtaatatatttagaaaaagaatttttttaaaaaaaatcatgaattacATTATGTTGCTTTCTTAAGAACAGGGTAAACATTTCTGACTCAATCCATTTTAGTAGACAATACAACTAGTAAAGATATGCTAATACTATTTGACCAAAAGTCATATCAACTGATCAAAAACTGACGAgtataaattatttgaaaaatgatacacatctttttaaatttagaaaaggGAGATTTTactatagtaatatatatatattactatatatatactatatattttaaatacacattatttttatacattcatatattatatattgttgatatatttatttcaatatatcAATATTTACATATTGATCTCACATTTAAAACCATACTGAGTCCTTTAAGAAATAGAGCTTGGCTAGCACTGTGCCATTTTGAGTAAACAGTAACAATGTCTGCCTAGAATGTCTCTAGAAGAGGGTCCTTGGAGACTGAGTCATCACTCTGCATTTTGAGTCAAGTAGGCTGCCTTAAGCAAGCCACTGAACAAATGAAACTGAATGACCTCTGTGGAATCTACACCCCCAAGGCAACTGGAATCCTGACTCCAGAAAGCCCATTCTGGGCTCAATTTTCAGACACTTTACACTCGACCTTAGAGGGCTTTCGGGCTTTTGCACATGTTGCTCCTCTGGTACTGACTTCCCAGTGGGCAGTGTTCTCTTTCCCACAGTTCTGTTCACCACAGGAACAGGATAGTAATATTGTAGCTTTTCTCCTCTGTGGTCAAGCCtgggaagcttctttgatgtcGCTACAAAAGATGGGCTCAAGGATTGGtgtgggagaggaagaagtagagATGCTTATTGTTGCTCAGACATAGAGCCAGGTGTTTTTGCATATTCTGTATGAAAAGTCAATATGAAAATCATGTTTTAAGTCACTGGATATTTAAGgaccatgctttctttttttcagtcttCCTTCCAACCCTAGGGAATACGTTCTATATACAACAGAACCATGCTCATAGTATGAGCGAGGAACCCCTAAGGAACTTCCTAAGAactcacaaagaaaaatgaatctgATTCATAGTCGTTTATCTGAGTCAAACACCATGTCTTGAGTATGTCATGAACCAGAACAGTCCTGTTCTCAAAATCAAGTTCATGTCATTCTCCACGATAACGCTTAATCAACAGATCCATCTATGGAACACGAGAATTAATAAGGTGCGTTCTCATATGTATTCCATTAACTTATCACAAGGGGTCTACTAAAGATGAGTTGGTAGTGCAGCGATGTTATGAACTCATCTCTACGGTCAAACAGGTTTGGGTTTACAGGCTAGCTGGGAAGTCCATCAGTCTCAACGACCTTGGGCAAAGGCACTTCAGTTCCCGAATCTATGAAACCTGCTAACCATCTCTTGAAGTAGGCAGGGGCATTACATGCTTGGGATGCACACACAGTAAATGTTTGTGATGATGTTTCATGTACCATGAATCCAACTTCTGAACTTAGACAAGTTGGGAAGAAATGGGGGCCCGGTTTCCTTTACTGCAGCCACATACAGAGGTGTAGAGAAGATACAGGCTTCCCCCATTCCACTCTGTTGAAGCTGAAGGCCCACAGTCCAACATTCCCCAACAGACTTACAGTAAAAATTTCaaatgcccccctcccccaagcgTTGCCAGGGTACGAGCATTGCCCACCTTTACCTCTGCCTCAAATCCGGCGTCACAAGCCCCCTTGCGAATGTTCATGGAACATCTAGTTCCGGCAGGAACCCACCCTCCTCACAGAGAGCTCCAGGTCCACCCCAATTGGCTGTCGTCCTGGGCAACCAAGGACGCGGTGGGCacgcggggtggggggtggggggggggggtggaccaGCGGGTATTTAAAGGCTGCCCCTGCCGAGGCCCATTCAGTCCGGCCAGGACGGCGACGGTGAAGCACCTGGGTTGAGAGGGAGGAGCAAGGTAACAGGCGACCCCTGcctctcccatccccagcccacGCCTCGGCTGAGGCGGGTGTGTGTGGGACCCGGGAGTGGCTCTCACAGTTCATCGCCCACCAACACCTTCCTCCCCCACCATCCTTACCCTACCCAAACTACCTGGGCAAGCCAACCCAGGTGCGAAAGACAGTGATTCTAAAGGAAGAGCTAGTAGGTGGAGAAGAAAGAGGGTGATCCTCCTCGGGAAGAGGGAAGGTGAGCTCACAGGCACGAACACGTGGCACTCAGGGACCCCCCCCAACTGAGGAGGCTCTTCTGATTGTCCCATCGGAGGATCCCTGAACCATGACCCAGACGGTCAACGAAAGGGAGGATCCCCTCAATCTGGGCGGCGGCGGCTGGGCATCCTCCATCCCACTGCGCACCTGGTCCTCCTACCATCGACGGCAGAGGAGCGCTCAAATGTCCAAGAAGCGGTACCGCGACGGCTCCAAAGCTGAGTACGAGGCTTCCAGGAAACAGCCCAAGCAACAGCATAGCCCTGGCCCTTGGTTCCAACCACCCAGACGGCCCTATTGGGCCGTGTACTCCAACTGGGGGCGCTGCGGAGGGCCCTGGCGCCCACCCCTGATGGCATTCCAGAGCCCTCTGTGCCCAGCGCAGATGATCCGGGCCTACGGTCTGCACCCgctctgcctctgctgctgctcctgctggagCGGGCCCTGGAACCCCTGTTGGGAGAGACCCCCGGGCAGAAAGAAGCGCTGGGGCCGCAGGGGCCGTGGCCTGCGCCGCCACTCTCGTCGCTCCTTCCCGAGGAACCCACCGATAGACCTGAGCAAGCTGCTGCGGCCCGTCAACCTTTACGGGTGGCGGGCGCCCGGGATGCGAGCGCCCCGGAACACCACTCAGTTCATCATGAACCAGGTCTACGAAGACATGAGGCAGCAAGAGAAGCTGGAGCGCCAGCAAGCGGCTTTGAGGGCACAGCAAGCCCAGGCCTCCTCGGGAGGCTCCACTGCCAAGGAGGCGCCCCACAACGGCGTCGAGGAAGACTCGGAGTTGCCGGAAGATCTGTACGGCTTCATGCAGGATTCCTCTCTAAACTTCAGTCCTGCTCCAGTGCAGCAAATTCAGTCTCCCACCCCACAGCgggtagaggaggaagagaaaaatgatgatggtggtggtgatgatgatggtgatgatggtgatgatggtgatgacgaGGTTTGTGATGGAAaggagagtgaggaagaggaggacgacGAGGAGGATAgagccacagaggaagaagatGTGGATGAGGAGGAAGTTGAAGAGGCTGACAATGgcgaagaaggagaagaggaccAAGAAGATGAGGATATGTTggaagaggaggggctggaggagggagagcagagagaggaaaacaaattCTTGCCTCTGGGAATGCCTTTGTCAATCCTAGTAGGGGACGAAGAGGACAGAGAGAACTTTATAAACTATGATTATTTAAGCCAAGAACAAATAATTCCCAATGTGCCAGAGGCAGATCTGTTTATGGTACCGGACATTAGCCATTAGCCATCAGGAAGGGAACTGAGAAACGAAATGGAACTGATTTGAGGCTAATATGGATTAACAACTTAGTAAATAACAAATTCAAAAGTGAGTCCCATTAATAAACATCAATGTAAACACCTTCGTTGgccattataaaatatttaaacattggtgtgtttgtgtatgactatgggtgggggaggggaatatTTCAGATATATTTTATTGGAAATGATTAAAGgccaaatattttattactacagtttgaatattttcatttgcTGTCTCCCTCTTCAGACAAGTGAGGCTTTGTAGCTCAAAATTTTTGCAAtattgaaaaacatttaaatttacaCAGTAGCTTAATGAGCTTGCAATCAACAGATTTTTGGCTGTCATGTGCTTAAACAGCACAAATGGTGGCCACTGTCTACCAGTGCTCTTGTTACTGAGGGCACTTAGAACAGGATCTTTCTACTGCTATAGATTTTCCACCTGCAGAGTTCATTTTGAGGGCTGTGTTTTGGTAACCCCTTTCCAGTCTGTAGCGGCATTGCTCATTTATATCCCTTGTTCCACAGTGCTATGGATCTTCCTCAGAGGAACATGAAGTTGCTTCTGTGGAAACTGGTTATCTGCCATGGCCTCAACAATCCATAATCCATGCATGGAGAGGATTCCCCATGGTCAGAAGTCAACTTGCACATCTAGTTAAGATCCAAGGTAACTGCAAACAAGGGCACATGGCTTAGATTTTGAAGCCTTTGATCATGCATATATTCCTTGTATACGTtcagagaaaatagaaacataGTTTTGCAGAATGGATTAAAGAAATGATTGTTGACTTTTGTGGGGGTGGAATATCTAATTTTGTTTCCCAGTTTGTCTCTTTTAAGAAGGAGAGTAAAAATGATGTGTAAATATGAGCTTGTGTGAATGTTTTTTGACAATCTGTAAACTACCACCTATGGAGAATACATCTTTTCAGATAGCAACTTTGGTGCAAAGAGTTCTTTTTCCCCCCTGGTTGTGTATGGTCTGCTGACAACATTTGTCCAGGAACAGCCAGATGAAGAATTTGAATACAGCTTCTTCAGAATTCCACCTTGTCAGCGAGGCTTCTTAACTTGAAATGCTAGTATTCATTGGTTGATCAGAAAATTTTCTTGTTGATCTCTTTCTTGGGTATTGATTTTAACTTGCAGGACTATAAGGTCTtaagtaataaaattattaaaaatatcctCATTTGTATTAAAAAATCAGAAGTCTATGCAGATGTACTCCCATGTCcaacagaatgaagaaaaaatactTCTTTGTAAGATTCTAAAAATCACACCAAACATTACAAAGTACATCAGTAAATATGGAACATTTCATTGTAAGCTAAGAAAGTATTGCTTTTTATAAGACTCAGTTTCTAAATTTCCTATCAAATTGGCCATCATTTGCCTTCCAGTTACAGTTACTCTATGTGTatatagagaaaacaaaaccctttgCCCCTGATACTGGTCATTCCCTACTCATCAAAACTCAAATGTGCTTTGCTcaaaatgtttatgaaaaatCACTATGTTGAATGCACATAGCTTTCAAGAAATCTACTTAAGTTTGAATGTCTTTACATTCTCACACCTGGAAAATTCCCAATTTCTTCTTGTAAgacatatttcttttaaatttaaaaa comes from Onychomys torridus chromosome 20, mOncTor1.1, whole genome shotgun sequence and encodes:
- the Ccer1 gene encoding coiled-coil domain-containing glutamate-rich protein 1, translated to MTQTVNEREDPLNLGGGGWASSIPLRTWSSYHRRQRSAQMSKKRYRDGSKAEYEASRKQPKQQHSPGPWFQPPRRPYWAVYSNWGRCGGPWRPPLMAFQSPLCPAQMIRAYGLHPLCLCCCSCWSGPWNPCWERPPGRKKRWGRRGRGLRRHSRRSFPRNPPIDLSKLLRPVNLYGWRAPGMRAPRNTTQFIMNQVYEDMRQQEKLERQQAALRAQQAQASSGGSTAKEAPHNGVEEDSELPEDLYGFMQDSSLNFSPAPVQQIQSPTPQRVEEEEKNDDGGGDDDGDDGDDGDDEVCDGKESEEEEDDEEDRATEEEDVDEEEVEEADNGEEGEEDQEDEDMLEEEGLEEGEQREENKFLPLGMPLSILVGDEEDRENFINYDYLSQEQIIPNVPEADLFMVPDISH